The DNA window agaaaatgcacaaagtaaagtagaaaatggacaccaaaaatttatgtggttcggcaatttatgcctacgtccaccaaacaaggatcaatcttcactatatgaaaagatgagtacaacaagagtagtcttaccaagccaaagacaaggcttgatggatacaagaaagtaggacacacactttctatcacactaaacttcactcacacaatgtgtagtggaacactctcactctcactcttggagtggaactctagctttggacttgatcctttgctactcactactctcttgatttgttgtttcactacaacatcacacccatatttataggtgagggtttggcattctactagtttctagtgtattcttcaaacctctagcatagaaaaatctagactagccacatacttgtagcttctagatctttccatttgcaaccaaggaagctagtactctctagctttttccatcaacttaataacatgctagaattgtctagcaagctccagcctcatctcttgcttactagaataatctagaacattgatcatgggctggaccatataccaacaactGCTTCATCActggaaaaacaaaataaaaatggctACAAGGCTGGAAAATGAGTGGGGAGTAAAGCAGGTTCTATAACGCATCGGAATAGAGAGGCAAATGAGGCTCGAAAGGCAAGGGAACATGTTTTTGATGCCAGACTCATAGGACAGGGAGGGGAAATAGTGCCGAAAGCTGAGAATGTTGTGCTATTTGATTTTGTGGAACCGGTGGAGTATATTGATGGGGGTGTAGGCGGGAGGCAGCAGGGTCTGATGGTAAATTTGAATGATCCAGTTAGTATGGAAGATGGTGAGGGTGCATCGGGGGTGCAACAAGTGGATGATGATGGTGTTGAAGCTTCTGCAGAAGCTGGGCAAAGTGAGACTCAAGACTCAGACTCGTTTAAGTTAGGTCCTATCATTGTTGTCGTGTATAGGGAGAGCAGAAGACGGAAGAGACGAATTGCGGAGGTAGATGAGGAAATGGAGGGGACGGGGGATGATGATAGTAGTAGCTGGCTGGCCAACCTTTTTCTCAACGTCGAAGTAAAAAGAAGGTGCATACGTGTCTAGTCTAGCCTAACAAAACTTAACCCGACTAGCTATTTAGTTAAAAACTGCAATCGCTTATGCTTGTATGCTCGATCAGAGATATGAGAGAATTCCTTTTCTGGCTACAAGCGtgctcttatttttttttaggcaGAGGAGACCAACCGTGAGGGGCCTCCACGGTCACCATGAAAACATTATGCTGGAACTGTCAAGGAATTAAGGGTTCCTTGACAGTTGATGCCTTGGTGGAGTAGGCGAGGCTTCACAACCCCAGGGTAGTGATCTTATTGGAGACGAAGAATAAGAGTGATCGCTACAAGTATTTACTTAAGTTGTTATGAATGGATTTTATGCAACCGGTGGAACCAAAAGGTATTGGAGGAGGACtatgcgtttttttttttggaaagatGAGGTGAATATATCTAGTGCTGTGTGGAATAGTTTCTTTATTGAGCTGGGCTTTAGTGGTGATCCGTTACATTCGGATTGGAGGATGTTAGCCGTGTAGATGATAAACGGAGAAGAACTCAATGGTGTGAGCTTACTAAGAGGATTAGTAGTTCACAGGGGAAATGTATAGTGATTGGCGACTTTAACGACATTGTGGATGATGATGAAAAAGAAGGGGGAATTACTGATCTATGGCGAGTACAAGGGACTTTAGAGAGTTCCTGGCAGATAATGAGCTTTTTGATTTGGGCTTTGAGGGATACCCCTTTACGTGGGGGAACAAACAGAATGATGGGTTGATACAACAAAGGTTGGATAAAGGGGTGGCGAACCAAGGTTGGATGTATATGTTTCCGCTGGCGAAGATTAGCCATGTAGTGGTGGAGGGTTTAGACCATTCTATGCAAATTCTTGCCTCTGACGGTATAATTCTGAATGTACTGTGACAGTTTATATATGATTCTAGATGGGGAAAGAAGTCAGAGTGTCGAAAGATTATTATGGAAGCGTGGAGGGAACCGGTGGAAGGATATTTGGCGTTTAAAGTAAGTAAGAAGTTGAAAAGGACATGATACCGGCTCAGGACGTGGAAGAAGACTACAAAACTGAACTCGTGGCGGAGAATTGAGGAGCTTAGGGAAGAAATACGGAGGGGGAGTGTGGATCCAAGGGTGCGGCATGATTATATTAAGGGGAAGGAAAATGAGTTGGAAGTGGCActtaaagaagaagaatactatTGGAAGGTGAAATCAAGGAATACATGGCTTCTAGAAAGGGATAAAACGGTACAACGGAGGAGGAATAATCAGATTCAGGGGCTGAAAGATACTTCCGGAGTATGGCATAAAAATACGGAATGTATGCAAGACATTGCAGTCAATTATTTTGTTTCCCTATTTAAGTCTAGTGCTACTAGCCAAGGAGGGGAGGTGGCGGGGTGTGTAGAGATGAAGGTAAATGATCAGGATAATGAGGAGCTTATTCGGCCATTCTTAAGCGAGGAAATCAGGGAAGCAGTGTTTCAGATTCCAGCTACTAAGTTTTCTAGACCTGATGGTTTTACGGATGGATTCTTCCAGGATCATTAGGAGGTGGTGGACGGTGAGATAATTCATATGGTGCAAGCCTTTCATCGTTCAGGatgattgttaaaaaaattaaccataCTCATATAATCTTAATTCCAAAGGTGAAGGCTCCACAGAAGATGACGGAGTTGAAACCTATTTCCTTATGTAATGTAGTATATAAGATTATTGCTAAGGTCTTGACGAGGAGGTTAAAAACGATGATCGATCAGGTTATTAATCTTAATCAGTCGGCTTTTGTACCGGGTCAGCAGATTCATGACAATATTATGGTAATGCATGAAATTTTACACCCTCTAAAACAAGGTGTAGACGGGGAGGAGGGGAGGATGGCGATTGAATTGGATATGGCAAAAGCTAATGACCGGGTGGAATGGGGTTTCTTGATTGAGGTTATGGGCAATTTGGGATTTCATCCTAAATTTTGTGAGTGGATTCGTGAATGCATCTCCACGGTATCATATAGTGTCATGGTGAATGGTGTACCATCCAGTTACTTCCGACCTGAAATGGGGTTAAGGCAGGGGGATCCAATGTCTCCATTTTTATTCCTTATATGTGCGGAAGCGCTTTCGTCATATAACCAGAAACATGAGATGAAGGGCCAGATTAGTAGGGTTCTGGTGGCGACGGCTGTTACTCCAATCACTCACCTATTTTTCGCAGATGACTCGGTGGTCTTTTGTAAAGCGGATGGAACGGAGGTGGATCGGGTGAAGATTTTGGAGGACTATGGTATGGATTTTGGCCAGATTATCAACTTGGAGTAAAgttctatattttttttgtaagggTTGttcgaagaagaaaaaaaagaatattgTGGCGAGAATGAACATTCAGGCTAGGGATGGTCTTGGTAAATATTTGGGGATTCAGGCTGATTTTGGGCACTTTAAGAAAGCGGTGTTTGAATCAGTTCGGCGAAGGATTGAGAGCCGTATTGATGGATAGGCCGATCAATTCTTGTCCCCGATAAGGAAGGAGATTTTGATTAAATCTGTTGCTATAGCAATGCCAAATCATGCTATGGCGATGCCGAATCATGCTATGACGTGTTTTAAATTGCCAATGAGGTACCTGTAAGGAAATGGAATGTGTTATTGCTCAATTTTGGTGGAGAGGACATGCGAATACGAAAGGTTGTCATTGGGTGGCGTGGGATAAAATGACTGCAAGTAAGAAGTTGGGAGGCTTGGGGTTCCGAGACCTTATGGGAATTAATTTGGCTATGCTTGCCAAAATCAGTTGGCAGGTGTTACATACTCCAGATTGGTGCTTGGTGTGATATTAAGGGATAAGTATTTTCCTAATTCATCAATTTTTTAggcaacaaaacaaaataaatcgtCTTAGGGATAGAAAGGTATCCTATTAGGGAGACAGGTTCTGAACCGTGGGCTTCGGTGGCAGGTGGGTAATGGAGAATCTATCAGGATTGCTAGTGACACATggatccctaagcctcattcaTTCAAACCGTTGATGCAGAATAAGGCGCCTAATTTGAAGGTGAGTGAGTTGATCTCTCATGATAGGAAGCAATGGAAGATAGATGAAGTTGAAGCACTAGTGGTTCCAGAGGACCTAGAGTTGATTCATACTATTCCGATTAGCAGAAGTAGGTGCCAGgataaaaaaatatggcattATACGAAGAATGAGATGTATTCGGTGCAGTCGAGTATTTTATGGCAAAGGAAATGATGAAAAACGACGAGTTTGGCCGTAAAGGAGGGGGAATGCCGAGCTCCTCGAGTGTGTTGGGAGAGACGTGGAAAAGTATATGGTTTATGTTGGTGCTGAATAagattcgatttttttttttggaaggtCAGTCGTAAGGGGTTGGCGGTGAGGCATAATTTGGAGTGACGTCGGATTCGGGTGGTGAACAAGTGTGGACTTTATGGTAAGCCTGATGAAAGCTCACCTCTTCTTTGGGTGTGAGTTTAGTCGAGCATTTTGGTTTGGGACGATATTGCAAATCAATATGATGGACATGGGGGTATTGGATTTTCTAGAAGGATGGCAAAGAGTAGTAGGGATAATAGAGAAGGGATGAAGGTAACTATAGGGAGTGATTGTATGAAGGCTGGGTTGGGGTTGGTGGTGGAATCAAATTTGAAAGGGTTGATTCAAAGAGGTCACGGCTGAGGTGACTTCAGAAGTTTATCTCTAAAACATTTGGAGGATGGCGAGCTTATTCCAGTTGGTAAAGTTTTGCTTTATCCCTCGGCAATGCAATCGTGCGGCTCATTTGGTGGTGGTGTACGTCGTTAAGCATGGCGGGAGATTTAGTTGTGATGAATTAGGACCAGAGTTTCTGTTTAATATTTCAGCACAAGATGCAAATGTagctattcatatttaattcaattcaataaaatcctaccttttgacaaaaaaaaaaaaaaaaacttatgccCACTCGGGTTAACTACCCcactcaagtttttttttttcttcaacaaacaatattatttacactaaatagAGAGAGCGGACTTAACCTCACAAttagctagtaataatgtggtttaaattcgcctttggtgagaatcgaatctaagacatctcacttccAAATGAAGAACAATACCACTAGACCCTAGTACTAAGTGGCCCACTCAAGTTTTCTTGGTTCCAAAGTTTTATACTTACACTTGTAGCACACAAGCACCAGTAATGCTCCTTTCTCCACGTTGGTTTCCagataaataaaaaggaaaactaatgaaaatgcttgaaaactatgagttttaacgataaggacaaaataaagggtaaaatgaatagtactaggattgactttttagtgtaaaaatgtgatttttcgttaaagtaaacagtatcgggagtttttcgttaaagttctctgaATAAAATGCATCTTTAATTGTATGTCTATGTTTATTAGTTTTTGAATCAATCGTCAAGTATGAAGAGGTATAAAAGTGATAATTCTAATGTTAAATTTGACAACaatatatagttttttttaattttttaatttttatttttaataatcttATATTACATTATTTATCCTATCACTCATCAATTCAGAAGatgtagttttatttatttatttatttatttattttatgaatcTTATATTAGTTTTTAAActgcaaaagaaaaattatactTGGTTTCACAATTGATGATGAGATGGATACCCATTAACCCGGTGGGGGCTAGACTCGGGTGGCTCTATTCCAtctgaattttcaatttttagctACTAAATACTTATTTTATGATACTTCGACTTGGATATCTACGTGGACACCGAAATAGAGGAATGTTGATCTACATCCAAAGTAATATATTCCCAGAAGGGAAACTTAGAAGGTCCATCATTGCCAGAATAAAATAGCTAAAATAGAAATTTTACAAATTTCTGTTGCTAAAGTGATGAAAATCAAATAACGACACCAAACAACAATCAATCTAACTCTTCACGGAATATCGACAAAATCTCAAAAAATAATCATTTCACCAATCTATAATCCATTTGTGTTATCATAATTTTGCCATTATCCCCCAAATATGTAACGTTAGGAAAAAAGTCTCAGGTGAACTTGGCGGTTTAGCCAAATGAAGAACCGCGcgcatttcttttcattttccctCTCTTATTAGCGCTTTCTGATGGCAGCTTTTCCAGAAAATTTCGACTTAAATAGCTTTTCTGACAGCGGATTTTCCAGAAAAGTTTGATGGGGTTGCTAAGTGCTAACCCCTGATTTCGAACAGAGGCTTTTGTGCGGTGAATGAATTCTGGGTAAGCCCATcttctactttttatttttaattttttttattttttctgcttCTGCTTTTCTGTTTGGTAATTAATTGGAAGATTTGGGATGCCATTGATGGACAAAGCTTCAAactttattttgttatatttatatttgtgaTACCAGTGATATTGGGGACCTAAATTTTATGATTTATTGCAATTATTTGTCTAAACTTTTGTGAGTTGAGTCTcctaaatttcataaaaaaaaaccctaaatcccaCTGAAAAATTGACACAATCGTGTTCACATTATATCTAGATTAGAGAGGAAATACTCAAATATTTGCATTAATCTTGTTTTCTTGTCCTTAATCTTTGTAGGTGTAGGTACTAGGTAGATGTTCTTACCAAAACAGAAAGAAATCTTAGTGTGTCATGGAACGCAAGGGTAAGTTATTGGCTATTGCTTGTCCCGagagcgtagtagacaggtttAGTAATCTTCCAGATGAAGTCGCTCATCACATTCTTTCGGTTGTCTCTTTAAAAGAACTCATTCGAATAGGCACCCTGTCTAAAAGATGCAAAGGGCTTTATCTCTCAACCCCGTCATTGAAATTTTGGTCATCGTACTATGGAGATAAGCAGGGCCAATTAAACTTGCTCAATTCTTTCGATAGGTTTTTGATTCTTCGCGGGGGTAATAAGGTACACAAGTTTGAAGTAAATTTGGAACTCTGTTCAAGCTTACCTGATGAGATTTTCCGAGTGATCACGTGGATCCACATTGCAGCAAGGTGTAATGTTGAAGTGCTTGATCTTCAGTTGAGGGTACTAAAAAATGATATGGCTTTGTTTGAATTGCCATCTTGCATCTTTCTTTGTGGATCTTTGAGGTCTCTAATTGTGAACCTGTATACAGTTCTTAAAGTTCCCTCCTTTGCCGGTTCCACTAATCTCCAACACTTAAAGTTGACTGAGGTTCAAATAGATGACCGCTTTTTCAAATGGATCTCAAGTTACTGCAATGCATCAAGGAATTGCAGCTTTATGATGTTAGAACAGTAAATATCACCATTGAAAACTCATCTTTGGAATCATTTAGGTTTGTGTCATATAAAAGTGGCATCTGCCATCTTAACATCTCAGGTGAGAAACTTGAAGATATTCATGTAGATTGGGAATATTATCAACCTGGCAGCAGATCATTAACTATTTCTGCTCCAAATCTCAAATATTTCAAATGGATTGGGAATTTATTGAACCGCCAGAATCTCAGGGAATTAATGTGTTTAGAAAAGGCAGAGATTTATTTGAAGCCTAGTAGAGATATCTGTGACTTTGACAACGCATCCGAGTTTCTTTGCAGTATATGCAGGGTTAAAGTTCTTCTTCTAACCCATGAGACCATGAAGGTAAAGATGCACTACCTTGCAGACTAATATTCTCTTTTGGCCATATTGTATCTGTTTTGGGATCTATAAAAGGATATTACAGGGAACATATCTTGGCTATGGGGTTATGACGCGCCGATAATAGATTATAGATAGCTAATTTGTGTTTCTTAAACTACAAAGTggttttaaaattgaatatcttTGGTTTTACTATAGTAGAGACATCGGACGGAATGAAAATTAAAGGAACACTTTGTATATTGTTCCGCTTCTCTTCCTCATGTCTCTCATCTCAAAGTATAAACCTTACCAAAAGTATGAAGCAATTGATTTGACCTATGAATTTGGAAGTATTATATGGGCTTGAATATATGAACAATTGATGATTaggcatatttcttgaaaatttgtgtTTTGCTCAACTTTGTAGCTTTGCTGCTGTATTATCTTATAGGCTTTAAGGGATACTTTCATCTTTTCAAGAGTCGCCTTTATAATATTGCAGGCTTTGTTTAAGGAAGTTTCCATGCCCCTGCCGTTCGATAATGTTTCTTACTTGGGTTTGCGCATTACGAGCTTGAGTGATGACCTAGTCCCAGCAatggtatctctctctctctctctcacacacacacacacaaatgtcCGTTAGTTCAGGGACTGGCACTTCCTTGTTTCATAGTTTGTATTCATATTGCTACTTTTCGtgtgttttggaattttttttttttcttctattgaTTTGGCTGTTGTGTTTTCAGGCACGTGGGTGTAATAGGAAATACTGGAAATCCCAAAAACTGAATTTTACAGATCAGCTTAAGGAGGTAACAATAGAGCTTTCCAACGGGTTCAATGCCATGGAGTTAGCAAGGTATATTCTCGAGGAAGCTCAGCATTTGGAGAAAGTGTTCATATTCTATTTACCCCACCAGTCATATGTCATAAAAAGAGTAAATCAAAGCAAGAAAGTATCCGCTGC is part of the Malus domestica chromosome 12, GDT2T_hap1 genome and encodes:
- the LOC103406132 gene encoding uncharacterized protein isoform X2 encodes the protein MDLKLLQCIKELQLYDVRTVNITIENSSLESFRFVSYKSGICHLNISGEKLEDIHVDWEYYQPGSRSLTISAPNLKYFKWIGNLLNRQNLRELMCLEKAEIYLKPSRDICDFDNASEFLCSICRVKVLLLTHETMKALFKEVSMPLPFDNVSYLGLRITSLSDDLVPAMARGCNRKYWKSQKLNFTDQLKEVTIELSNGFNAMELARCNYIL
- the LOC103406132 gene encoding uncharacterized protein isoform X3: MDLKLLQCIKELQLYDVRTVNITIENSSLESFRFVSYKSGICHLNISGEKLEDIHVDWEYYQPGSRSLTISAPNLKYFKWIGNLLNRQNLRELMCLEKAEIYLKPSRDICDFDNASEFLCSICRVKVLLLTHETMKALFKEVSMPLPFDNVSYLGLRITSLSDDLVPAMARGCNRKYWKSQKLNFTDQLKEVTIELSNGFNAMELAR
- the LOC139190106 gene encoding secreted RxLR effector protein 78-like; this translates as MIDQVINLNQSAFVPGQQIHDNIMVMHEILHPLKQGVDGEEGRMAIELDMAKANDRVEWGFLIEVMGNLGFHPKFCEWIRECISTVSYSVMVNGVPSSYFRPEMGLRQGDPMSPFLFLICAEALSSYNQKHEMKGQISRVLVATAVTPITHLFFADDSVVFCKADGTEVDRVKILEDYGMDFGQIINLE
- the LOC103406132 gene encoding putative F-box/FBD/LRR-repeat protein At5g22610 isoform X1; amino-acid sequence: MDLKLLQCIKELQLYDVRTVNITIENSSLESFRFVSYKSGICHLNISGEKLEDIHVDWEYYQPGSRSLTISAPNLKYFKWIGNLLNRQNLRELMCLEKAEIYLKPSRDICDFDNASEFLCSICRVKVLLLTHETMKALFKEVSMPLPFDNVSYLGLRITSLSDDLVPAMARGCNRKYWKSQKLNFTDQLKEVTIELSNGFNAMELARYILEEAQHLEKVFIFYLPHQSYVIKRVNQSKKVSAAKIVFRKKQRR